The stretch of DNA tctgcttcctcacctcccgtCCGGCTGGATCGCTTCACTTGTCACCTTGGCACCCCGCTTGCCCCGCAACTCGCTGAGCTAAGAACTCTGAACAATCGCCCACGGCATAattcactggatttcagtgctACTTTAGTTCCCGTTTGTGTAATAAAAAACTTTAATTTCTTATCTCCTGACTCctgagctgattctgcatgtcttgggttaaacgccttccacAAGTCATGACACCTCCTCACAACTCTCTGAGCTTGCTTTCCCAGATGTGGAGTTGGAGAGAGCACACAGCTGCAGTTGATTCTGCTTTCGCCAGCGTGAAGAAAACTCATACTCGAAGGATGATTGCTCAGTTTTGGTATCTCTAGCCTTTAAACCATTTGATCTTGTTTGTTTCTAGGTCTTAGGAAACTTGTCAGTTGGATTTTTGCCATCACAACTCATCTTAAGGATTTATCTTCTGGATTTCTTTCTCAGGATCTCAGTTTGCCACCTCCAGACTCCTACCGCAACCCATTCAGGAACTCATACCTATAGGCCACGTCTCCTCTTCTCATCATCCCTCCACTCACCTTCACCACCTCATCAGGACCCTCTATCACCTTGGACCAGTGCTCCCTCCTTGTCTCCCCCCTCCCTCAGTCAACAGTAAGTCTGGAACTGGAACCATTCTCACTAAAATCCTTTCACCCAACCAAGGCTAATCACTCTGCTCTGCCACAGGCGCTGCCACAGCTCCAA from Nothobranchius furzeri strain GRZ-AD chromosome 5, NfurGRZ-RIMD1, whole genome shotgun sequence encodes:
- the LOC129162659 gene encoding uncharacterized protein isoform X1, yielding MSWVKRLPQVMTPPHNSLSLLSQMWSWREHTAAVDSAFASVKKTHTRRMIAQFWISVCHLQTPTATHSGTHTYRPRLLFSSSLHSPSPPHQDPLSPWTSAPSLSPPSLSQQRCHSSKPNPTGLIQCSLIPSLSSALIWSRFKSTFCFYNASVSVVDTACLVSEPFPRTCQKENGNSIFPPTTTLLR